Proteins co-encoded in one Erinaceus europaeus chromosome X, mEriEur2.1, whole genome shotgun sequence genomic window:
- the PNMA5 gene encoding paraneoplastic antigen-like protein 5, translating to MAVVLLEDWCKGMDMDPRKGLLVLGIPVECSEAEIRETLRIGLHPLCSYRMLGRMFRRQDNTKVVFIELADNVNYSMVPTKIQGRGGTWDVVVKPRNSDPEFINRLNNFLKDEGRRLSDVAQILGLRPPEKSTAEVHPRAQGGPVVLQMPQESLWYRKLPVFSGNSFPGPDEEAFDVWLEQVTETMRLWQVSEPEKRRRLIESLRGPALSVVRVLRSSNDSITVDQCLAALMQIFGDRGDQKTFQLRFLHTFPRAGEKASAFLLRLEPLLQKAVQLSPLSVQRSDSIRLKHLLARVNLSTTLRGKLELMDQRGCPPTFLELIKLTQDDEDWENSLRRPQERGRQIGRGRRAHGRRAAVAEVAELFAPSPQMCPQQPEAPTSEPGAQVLQEAMTSSVKRRRPSCLGDAESSQASEQTAAGQAIEESGNEQGAGAVSQPKP from the coding sequence ATGGCTGTGGTCCTGTTGGAGGACTGGTGCAAGGGCATGGACATGGACCCCAGGAAGGGCCTGCTGGTCCTAGGGATTCCTGTGGAGTGTAGTGAGGCAGAGATCAGGGAGACCTTGCGTATAGGCCTGCATCCTCTGTGCTCTTACCGCATGCTAGGCAGGATGTTCCGCAGGCAGGACAACACCAAGGTGGTCTTCATTGAGCTGGCAGACAATGTCAACTACTCCATGGTGCCCACAAAGATTCAAGGCAGGGGAGGCACCTGGGATGTGGTGGTAAAGCCACGGAATTCAGACCCGGAGTTTATCAATAGGCTCAACAACTTCCTCAAAGATGAGGGTCGCAGACTGTCAGATGTAGCCCAGATCCTGGGGCTTAGACCCCCTGAGAAGAGCACTGCTGAGGTGCATCCTAGGGCCCAGGGCGGCCCTGTGGTCCTGCAGATGCCCCAGGAGAGCCTATGGTACCGGAAATTGCCAGTGTTTTCCGGCAACTCGTTTCCAGGCCCAGATGAGGAGGCTTTTGATGTATGGCTGGAGCAGGTCACTGAGACCATGAGGCTGTGGCAGGTGTCTGAGCCTGAGAAAAGGAGGCGGCTGATTGAGAGCCTGCGGGGCCCTGCCCTGTCTGTCGTCCGGGTACTGCGCTCCAGCAACGACTCCATTACTGTGGACCAGTGCCTGGCCGCCCTCATGCAGATCTTTGGGGACAGGGGCGACCAAAAGACCTTTCAGCTCAGGTTCCTGCACACCTTCCCACGGgccggggagaaagcttcagccTTCCTGCTCCGCCTGGAGCCCCTGTTGCAGAAGGCAGTGCAGCTCAGCCCCCTGTCCGTCCAGCGCTCTGACAGTATCCGCCTCAAGCACTTGCTGGCTCGGGTCAACTTGTCCACCACCCTACGGGGCAAGCTGGAGCTTATGGACCAGCGTGGGTGCCCACCCACTTTCCTGGAGCTCATTAAACTCACTCAGGATGATGAAGATTGGGAGAACAGTCTGCGCAGGCCTCAGGAGAGGGGCAGGCAGATAGGCAGGGGCCGCAGGGCCCATGGCAGACGGGCAGCTGTGGCTGAGGTAGCCGAGCTGTTTGCACCATCCCCTCAGATGTGCCCGCAGCAACCGGAAGCTCCAACAAGTGAGCCCGGAGCACAGGTGCTGCAGGAGGCCATGACCTCTTCTGTTAAGCGCAGGCGCCCCTCCTGCCTGGGCGATGCTGAGAGCAGCCAGGCCTCTGAGCAGACCGCTGCAGGCCAGGCCATTGAGGAGTCGGGAAACGAGCAGGGGGCTGGGGCAGTGAGCCAACCCAAGCCCTAG